A stretch of Bacillus pseudomycoides DNA encodes these proteins:
- a CDS encoding VOC family protein — MIQSIYETHLHVRNLEKAIDFYKNKLGLALARKLSKRRVAFFWVGENKKQMLGLWEVHNIEDFETKHFAFGVDLEFLKTSKLWLEKLGIEVIGSQGKGNQEPIVQRWMPAASVYFLDCDGNKLEFISMLHDNPDELEYASYLSEWDAEHQEK, encoded by the coding sequence ATGATACAGAGCATATACGAAACTCATTTACATGTAAGAAATTTAGAAAAGGCGATAGATTTCTATAAAAATAAGTTAGGGTTAGCATTAGCAAGAAAACTATCTAAAAGAAGAGTGGCTTTCTTTTGGGTAGGAGAAAATAAAAAACAAATGCTTGGACTATGGGAAGTACATAATATTGAAGACTTTGAGACGAAACACTTTGCTTTTGGTGTAGATTTAGAGTTTTTAAAGACTTCTAAATTGTGGTTAGAAAAGCTTGGAATAGAAGTGATAGGAAGTCAGGGAAAAGGGAATCAAGAGCCAATTGTCCAAAGATGGATGCCAGCTGCAAGTGTATATTTTCTGGATTGTGATGGAAATAAATTAGAGTTTATTTCTATGCTACATGATAATCCAGACGAATTAGAATATGC
- a CDS encoding GyrI-like domain-containing protein, translating to MKITIEELPESKIAYFRNVGEYGEKQNKDLMESFKKWAQLNGVFNNSTILGIPQDNPEVTPKEECRYDICVIINKDFNVAEPAQVGKFSGGKYAVFLLDHTKETINEFWGNIFSEIEKNNLSIREQPIVERYTSQMIDNHLCEILVPIQ from the coding sequence ATGAAAATAACTATTGAAGAATTACCTGAATCAAAAATCGCTTATTTTCGAAATGTTGGGGAGTATGGTGAAAAGCAAAACAAAGATTTAATGGAGTCTTTTAAAAAGTGGGCACAGTTGAATGGTGTATTTAATAATTCTACAATTTTAGGTATACCACAGGATAACCCTGAGGTTACTCCTAAAGAGGAATGTCGTTATGATATTTGCGTTATTATAAATAAAGATTTTAATGTGGCAGAACCAGCTCAAGTTGGTAAATTTTCTGGTGGAAAATATGCTGTTTTCTTGCTTGATCATACAAAAGAGACGATCAATGAATTTTGGGGTAATATTTTTTCTGAAATAGAAAAAAATAATCTATCAATAAGAGAACAACCAATTGTAGAAAGATATACTTCACAA